TCTGAAAAGAGTAAACGAAGACTATAAATTGTCGACGGACAAGTAATACCTAGCCCAAATTCAGCGTTGCGCTCTCAATGAACAGAACCGCTGTGCATAAGCTGCAGTGGGTCGATGCCCATTTGATGGAGAGCCAATTCCCAAACATCGTCAGGATTGGATTGAAATATCAATTGCACGTCCGCTGGGGCAACAAGCCAAGCTCCGGTCGTAACCTCTTCGGCCAGCTGACCTTCACCCCAACCGGCGTAGCCAAGAAACACCTTTAGGTGCTCTGGCGGCTCTTCAACCAACATCGATAGTGATTCGAGCGAATAGCTTAGCCGAATGTTTCCCATGACTGTTTCGGTCTCAGGGCCTTCCTGCTCTGATTCATGGAGAATAAACGCACGATCGGTTTGAACCGGACCGCCCTGAAAAATCGGCT
This is a stretch of genomic DNA from Deltaproteobacteria bacterium. It encodes these proteins:
- a CDS encoding YqgE/AlgH family protein, producing MIERILLGAPTFLIAVPQLVDPNFFRSVVLLVEHSDEGSMGIVVNRPIELEIGEFCASQDMTFNGDATQPIFQGGPVQTDRAFILHESEQEGPETETVMGNIRLSYSLESLSMLVEEPPEHLKVFLGYAGWGEGQLAEEVTTGAWLVAPADVQLIFQSNPDDVWELALHQMGIDPLQLMHSGSVH